The following nucleotide sequence is from Pseudomonas sp. RC10.
CATCGACAAGTACACGCTGTTCATGCAGGACTACGGCGGCCCGGTGGGCTTTCGGATGATCCTTAATGCTCCTCAGAAACTTCACGGCATCATCATCCAGAATGCCAATGCCTATAACGAAGGGCTGGGCGCCAAATGGGCGAACATTGCCAAATATTGGAAATCACCTTCGGAGCATCCTGAGCAGGTCGACGCGTTCACCGGATACGAGGGCACCAAACAACGCCATCTGGGCACAAGCCCTCATCCAGAGCGTTACAACCCTGACACGTGGGAAGATGAGTTCGCGGCGTTGTCTCGTCCCGGCCAGCGGGAGATCCAGTCAGCCCTGTTGCTGGATTACCAAAACAACGTCGCCTCGTACCCTGAATGGCAGCGCTGGTTGAAAGATAATCAGCCGCCCATGTTGGTCATGTGGGGCAAGTTCGACCCGTCTTTCATCGTCCCTGGCGCCATGCGCTACAAGGATGATGTGCCAGGTGCTGAGGTGCACATTCTGGACGCGGGGCATTTCGCGCTCGATGAACAAACCGAACAAATGGCGAGTTTGACTCGCGCGTTCATGGCGCGCATCGGCTCCAGCCAATGAACAATCAGCGCCGTTCCAACGCCTTGCTTAGACGCTGTACGGCGACTTCTGCTTCTTCGTCACCAAGGCCGGAAAAGCCAAGCAGTAGACGGGGACATTCGACGCGCTCTATGTGCATCGGGGACATGGGGGTGACGACCACACCTTCGTCCAGCGCGATACGCGTCAAGTGACGATCATCCGTCCATGTCCCGGTACTCGTGACGGTCATGTGAACGCCCTGCTTAGGCAACTGCACGATCAAATGCTCGCCCAATTCTTCCTGTATCAGGCGAGCGAGAAGATCCCGGGAGTGCCGGTAGTTTTCGCGTAGCCGCCTCAGGTGCGCCGGGAAATAGCCTTCGTTGAGAAAATCAGCGACCACCCGTTGAGGCAGTGAGGCAGGGAATCGATCCAGGATCGGTCGGACAGCCCGAAAAGCAGGCACGAGATCGAGCGGTACGACCATGAACCCCACCCGCAGACCGGGCATCAATGCTTTGCTGAATGAGCCAACGTGGATCACCCGGTCGTGTCTGTCGAGGCCTTGAAGCGCCGCGATCGGGCGGCCCTCGTAACGGAATTCGCTATCGTAATCATCCTCAATGATCCACGCACCTTTCTCCTGGGCGAACGCCAACAGTTGCATACGGCGCGTCAGCGATAGGGCCGATCCACACGGGTATTGATTGGACGGTGTGACATAGACCAAAGCTGGGGCCGGGCCTTCGTAAGTTTCAAGGGTGCGGGTGATCATCCCGTCCTCGTCCACGGGAATGCCGACAATTCTGGCGCCGTTGAGGACGAGTGCCTGCCGTGCGGGGGGGTAACAGGGATCCTCGATCAGTGCGGTATCCCCAGGCGAGAGCAACGTACGAATGGACAAATCGAGGGCCTGTTGGGTACCTGACAAAATGAACACTTGAGCCGCTGTGCAGCGCACGCCCCGCGACGCAGTGAGGTAGGCCGTCACTGCTTCGCGCAGGCCTTGTTCCCCCTGAGGATCTCGGTAGCCGTCGCGGGCTTGCTCGACGTGTCGGTGCGCCAGTTTTTTCAACAACACCGCTGTGCGCTCATCGTGAGCGACTCGGCCTGTCGTGAACGCCGCCTGAAGAGGGAAGTCGGTAGACAACTGGGTTGCCTGCTCGACGGCCCGCGAAATCTTGCGCGGCCCTACGACCGAGGCGCGCCCCAAGTGACTGGAAACTCCACGCAACCCATCCCGGATGTTTCGAGTGACGTACGTTCCCGAGCCCGAACGACCTACGAGGTAGCCCTCCGCGATGAGCGTCTCGTACACCTCGCTCACTGCGCCTCGTGACAATTGCCATTCGACAGAGGCAGACCGAGTGGAGGGAAGCCGATCACCTTGACGTAACGCGCCCGTGAGAATGCCCTCGCGCAATTGCAGATAGAGCTGCCGAAGTCGAGGTACGGAAGAAGACGTGTCGATGGCCGGCGCCCAACCGGCCGCGGCGCTTTCTCTGCGCATTCTTGTTTTCACAAGGTTTGAAGTGGCTCGCATTGCGGTATCCAAGTGGCTCTGTGTTCGTTCGAAAGTGCTCAATATTATCAGGCCACTTCTTTCATGACAGATCGTTGGCTCACTATGCGGATTACGGCTATCGCTTCACTTTTCGCAGGCACCCTTTTCGCGGCAAGCGGGTACGGCGCAACCTTTTTGCTGTCGGCGTTTTTCAAAAGCATCGGCGGAAACGACCTCCACACAGGCATTGTTTTGGGCGCCGCGATGGCCGGTACGTTTATCGGTGTTCCGTTGGTGGGCTGGTTTTCGACGCGATACGACCCGGCCAGAATGAGTGCGCTGGCTTGCTGTTCGCTCGCGACAGGGTTTGCCATCCTGACGCACGCCGAGACCTTGGACTTCAGCATGTTGCTGGGTGCTGGCGGGCTCATAGGGCTGGGCTGGGGCATGTTCTATGCGGGTACTCCGATGGGGTTGTCTGAGCGCGTCAATGACGACGAGCGTATCCGCTGGTTTTCTCAGTTCGGCGCCTTCCAGATGGCCGGCATCGGCGGTGGTCCTGTCGTGCTGAACCTGATCATCAGTCACTCAGAGTTGTCGGTCAGAGCGGTCCTGACGTTCGTCGGCATTTCGTGTCTCCTCGCCGCGGTGTTGCTCTGGACATTTACACTTTTGTCGCCGGTCGCCCGAGGACCGGCGGCGCTGCGCGCATGGGTTCGTCCCATTGTTGCTATCCGGCGAACAGCCGCCATTCGCCCGATCCTGATGGTCGGTTGCGGTGCTTGCGTGTTTTCCGGGTTGCTGACATTCCAGACGACGTTGGTCACAGGAACCGAAGCCAATGCGGCAACGTTTTATGCGATCAATGCCATCACCGTGGTGGTCGGACGCTTGGTCTTCGGGCCGCTGACGGCCTCGATGGCCCCCATCCCGCTGGCCGCTGGGCTGCTGATTTCGATGACACTCGGGATTGTTGCCATGTTCGGCGTAGCGCTGCATCCTGGTTTTCAATGGGCGAGCGCTGTGCTGATTGGCGTAGGCTACGGCCTGATCTATTCACTGATACAGACGTGGGTGGTAAACGACTCACCCGTTGCTCATCGCCAAGCGGCGCTGACTTGGTTTGTTTTGTCATATTTCGTGGGGATCTTCGGCTTCCCGGTATTTGGCGCGTGGGTTATCACGCATTTCGGACGCGGTGGATTCCTGTGCACGTTGCTTGGGGCGGCGTTGATCGAATTGGCTCTTCTGCTGGTGAGTCGAAAGCGATCCGCTGACGCTTCATCCCAAAGCATTATCAAAATAGAGGAAGGCCGCGCACTATGAGAGCGAGTCCGAAGAGGCGCCCTTATGGCGCGTAACAAAGATGGCGTGCCGCTGTCGATCAAGCCGCGCGAAGCCGAGACCAAGCTGAACTGGACGATCCGTCACTTGCGCGAAGCGGTCGCTGACGGAAGGTTGCAACCGGGGGACAGGCTGCCAAGCCATCGTGATCTGGCGTTGCAATGGCAGGTGAGTAGGGGGCTCGTCACGACCGCCTATGAACAGTTACAGACGGAAGGAGTGTTGATCACTCGCAAGGGCAGTGGAACGTTTGTTGCTGAACTTGGTGAGTCATCCGCCAAAGAGTTGCCCTCGGACGAGGCGCTGGATTTTGAGCGATCTCCTATCGATATGCGTCTGCCGTTCCTGGCCAGGGAAGCCGACGTCAGCCTTTTCCCGATCAGTATTTGGCAGCGCCACGTCGGCACCGCGTTAAAGCAGGATGCGGAGGTCCTATTACTGGATAAAAGCCTCATGGGAATCCCCTCCCTGCGCCTTGAGGTCAGCACTTACCTGGCGTTTTCACGCGGCATCAAGTGTTCGCCTGAAGACATCATGATCACCACTGGCGCTCGGCACGCCATGGACTTGATCGCACGTGCGATGCTTCGACTCACTCGCGAGGTTTGGGTGGAAGATCCCGGCTACGCGCAAGCGAGTTTCATCTTCACCAAGGCCGGGTTGACCTGCATTCCTGTTCCCGTAGACGAACAGGGTTTGATGGTGGATGAGGGGCGGCGCAAAAGCTCAACTGCAAGACTGGTATTTGTCACACCCGCCCATCAGGCCCCTACGGGGGTGTTGATGTCGCAGGAACGGCGAGCTCAGTTGCTGGCCTGGGCCAACCAACAGGATGGCTACATCATCGAGGACGACTATGACGGTTGCTTCACGTTTACGAGCGCCCGTGTCCCTTCCTTGAAGTCCATCGATGCCGATCAACGGGTGTTTCACATGGGCAGTTTCAACAAGCTGCTTTTTCCGTCATTGCGGCTCGGCTACCTCGTCATTCCTCCGGCGTTGCGTCGGGATCTGCAGGAGATCAAGGCGGCAAGCGGCTGGAGCACCGGCGCTCTGGAGCAGTTGGCGCTGGCTACGTTCATCCGGGAAGGATGCCTGTCCCGACACCTTAGACACGCTGAACGTGTTTACGCGCGCCGCTGCAGGTTAGCGATTGAGTCAATAGAGGCAGCCTTTGGTGAACGTATTGAGGTCACCGGAGCCCATGGGGGGGTTCATTTCTGCCTCTGGTTTGCCGAGACGGCCTTGGCCGAGATACGCACTTTGGCTCCCGCGTTAAAGGTTCAGCCCGTGCGACGCCTTGATTCGACGGGGGCGCTTGAGAGTGGTGTTGTCATCGGGTTCGCCTCGTTGAGCGAAGAGGTTATCCGGCGCTCGGGGGCGGTCCTCGGACTCGCGCTCCGCTCGGCAAAAACGCTCTAGTTCAGGGTTAAACCGCTCGGCCCTTCTGCTTGAGCGGATCGGATTCTGTCGTGTCGAGTTCGTTTTCCCATTTGGCGACGACAGCGGTGGCAATGCCATTACTGAGTACGTTGGTCAGTGCCCGCCCCATGTCCAGAAATTGGTCGATGCCAAGAATCAGCAACATCCCGCTGGCTGGCAATCCAAAAAGCGGCAGCGTCGCGGCGACCACTACGAGGGAGGCACGTGGCACGCCCGCAACACCCTTGCTGGTGACCATCATCAACAGCAACAGTGAGAGCTGGCTCGGAAGACT
It contains:
- a CDS encoding MFS transporter; this translates as MTDRWLTMRITAIASLFAGTLFAASGYGATFLLSAFFKSIGGNDLHTGIVLGAAMAGTFIGVPLVGWFSTRYDPARMSALACCSLATGFAILTHAETLDFSMLLGAGGLIGLGWGMFYAGTPMGLSERVNDDERIRWFSQFGAFQMAGIGGGPVVLNLIISHSELSVRAVLTFVGISCLLAAVLLWTFTLLSPVARGPAALRAWVRPIVAIRRTAAIRPILMVGCGACVFSGLLTFQTTLVTGTEANAATFYAINAITVVVGRLVFGPLTASMAPIPLAAGLLISMTLGIVAMFGVALHPGFQWASAVLIGVGYGLIYSLIQTWVVNDSPVAHRQAALTWFVLSYFVGIFGFPVFGAWVITHFGRGGFLCTLLGAALIELALLLVSRKRSADASSQSIIKIEEGRAL
- a CDS encoding PLP-dependent aminotransferase family protein produces the protein MARNKDGVPLSIKPREAETKLNWTIRHLREAVADGRLQPGDRLPSHRDLALQWQVSRGLVTTAYEQLQTEGVLITRKGSGTFVAELGESSAKELPSDEALDFERSPIDMRLPFLAREADVSLFPISIWQRHVGTALKQDAEVLLLDKSLMGIPSLRLEVSTYLAFSRGIKCSPEDIMITTGARHAMDLIARAMLRLTREVWVEDPGYAQASFIFTKAGLTCIPVPVDEQGLMVDEGRRKSSTARLVFVTPAHQAPTGVLMSQERRAQLLAWANQQDGYIIEDDYDGCFTFTSARVPSLKSIDADQRVFHMGSFNKLLFPSLRLGYLVIPPALRRDLQEIKAASGWSTGALEQLALATFIREGCLSRHLRHAERVYARRCRLAIESIEAAFGERIEVTGAHGGVHFCLWFAETALAEIRTLAPALKVQPVRRLDSTGALESGVVIGFASLSEEVIRRSGAVLGLALRSAKTL
- a CDS encoding PLP-dependent aminotransferase family protein, with the protein product MRATSNLVKTRMRRESAAAGWAPAIDTSSSVPRLRQLYLQLREGILTGALRQGDRLPSTRSASVEWQLSRGAVSEVYETLIAEGYLVGRSGSGTYVTRNIRDGLRGVSSHLGRASVVGPRKISRAVEQATQLSTDFPLQAAFTTGRVAHDERTAVLLKKLAHRHVEQARDGYRDPQGEQGLREAVTAYLTASRGVRCTAAQVFILSGTQQALDLSIRTLLSPGDTALIEDPCYPPARQALVLNGARIVGIPVDEDGMITRTLETYEGPAPALVYVTPSNQYPCGSALSLTRRMQLLAFAQEKGAWIIEDDYDSEFRYEGRPIAALQGLDRHDRVIHVGSFSKALMPGLRVGFMVVPLDLVPAFRAVRPILDRFPASLPQRVVADFLNEGYFPAHLRRLRENYRHSRDLLARLIQEELGEHLIVQLPKQGVHMTVTSTGTWTDDRHLTRIALDEGVVVTPMSPMHIERVECPRLLLGFSGLGDEEAEVAVQRLSKALERR
- a CDS encoding alpha/beta hydrolase — encoded protein: MTTFTLTESAQAAEPVASIPYTSQSTSYHWERVGGVKVFYREAGPADAPVLVLLHGYPSSSRMWESLIPLLADRYHVIAPDYPGFGRSDAPSPATYAYTFDHLAETMGTLLSQLHIDKYTLFMQDYGGPVGFRMILNAPQKLHGIIIQNANAYNEGLGAKWANIAKYWKSPSEHPEQVDAFTGYEGTKQRHLGTSPHPERYNPDTWEDEFAALSRPGQREIQSALLLDYQNNVASYPEWQRWLKDNQPPMLVMWGKFDPSFIVPGAMRYKDDVPGAEVHILDAGHFALDEQTEQMASLTRAFMARIGSSQ